The proteins below are encoded in one region of Balaenoptera acutorostrata chromosome 11, mBalAcu1.1, whole genome shotgun sequence:
- the COPZ1 gene encoding coatomer subunit zeta-1, with translation MEALILEPSLYTVKAILILDNDGDRLFAKYYDDTYPSVKEQKAFEKNIFNKTHRTDSEIALLEGLTVVYKSSIDLYFYVIGSSYENELMLMAVLNCLFDSLSQMLRKNVEKRALLENMEGLFLAVDEIVDGGVILESDPQQVVHRVALRGEDVPLTEQTVSQVLQSAKEQIKWSLLR, from the exons ATGGAGGCGCTGATTTTG GAACCCTCCCTGTATACTGTCAAAGCCATCCTGATTCTGGACAATGATGGAGATCGACTTTTTGCCAAG TACTATGACGACACCTACCCCAGTGTCAAGGAGCAAAAGGCCTTTGAGAAGAACATTTTCAACAAGACCCACCGGACTGACA GTGAAATTGCCCTCTTGGAAGGCCTGACAGTGGTATACAAAAGCAGCATCGATCTCTATTTCTATGTGATCGGCAGCTCCTATGAAAATGAG CTGATGCTCATGGCTGTTCTGAATTGCCTCTTCGACTCATTGAGCCAGATGCTGAG GAAAAATGTAGAAAAGCGAGCTCTGCTGGAGAACATGGAGGGGCTCTTCTTGGCTGTGGATGAAATTGTAGACGGAGG gGTGATCCTGGAGAGCGATCCCCAGCAAGTGGTACACCGAGTGGCGTTAAGG GGAGAAGATGTCCCCCTTACGGAGCAGACCGTGTCTCAG GTGCTGCAGTCAGCCAAAGAACAGATCAAGTGGTCACTCCTTCGGTGA